GGCGATCCCGCCATTCTGCTCCACCACCATTTCCCTGCCGCGAAGCTTGTTGTCTATGTTGACGGCGGCCTTGCGCCCCAGCCCCACCGCCTCGGTGACCAGCCCCAGTTTCAGGGTTACGTCGCCGCCGGCGAACACGTTTCCTTCCGATGTCTCGAAATGCTGGTTCACCCCAATCCATCCGTCGCCGTTCGAAAACTTTTCCAGCCCGGCGTAATCGGGTTTCTGGGACACGGCGGCGATGACGGTGGTGGCGGGCATCACGAACTCGGAGCCTTCCACGGGTTTGGGCCTTCTTCTGCCGGAAGCGTCCGGCTCGCCGAGCTCCATGCGGATCATCTTCACGCCGGTGGCGCGCCCGTCGGCGCCCTTGACTATCTCCACCGGAGCGGCCAGCTCTTCCAGCTTCAAGCCTTCGGATAGGGCCTCGTCCACCTCGTGGGAGATGGCGGGCATCTCCTTGCGGGAGCGGCGGTAGGCTATGGTGACGTTGGCGCCCAGCCGCCAGCTGGTGCGGGCGGCGTCTATGGCGGAGTCTCCCCCGCCGATGACCACCACCGTGTCGCCTATCTCCACCTTCTCGCCCTGGTTGATCTTGTTGAGATACGCGGCTCCTGTGAACACGTTTGGCGCGTCCTCGCCGGGGATGTCCAGGGTTATGCCGGTGTGGGCGCCTATGCCCAGGTAGATGGCCTGGTAGCCGCTCTTTATCTGGTCGAAACTTATGTCCCGCCCTATCTTGCAGTTGGTCTTAAGCTCCACCCCCAGGTCGAGGATGCGGCCTATTTCCGCCTTCAACACCTCGCGGGGGAGGCGGTAGCTGGGGATGCCGTAGCGCAACATGCCGCCCGCCTCGGGGAACTGCTCGAAAATGGTAACCTTGTAACCCCGCCTGGCCAGCTGGTAGGCGCAGGAAATGCCCGCAGGGCCCGCGCCAATCACGGCGATTTTTTCGGCATGGGTTTCATCGGTGAGTTTCGAAAGTTTCAAACCGTTCTGTATGCCATAGTCGCCGATAAACCGCTCGACATTGTTGATGGCCACCGGGCCGCCGTCATCCTCCTGCTTATACTGCCGGTTGCACCCCCCCTCGCAGGGATGGGGGCATACCCGGCCCATCACCGCCGGAATGGGGTTTTTGTCCACCAGCTGGCGCCACGACTCTTCTACGGCGTTGCCCTCGGCTATGTTGCGAAGGTAAAAGCGGATGGGCTCCGAACTGGGGCAGGCCACCTGGCAAGGGGGCGTTTTGGGCTGATATTTCGGGCGGAGCGAAGAGCCCGCCGAGGAAGCGCCGGACTTGGCGGCGAAACCCCTGGTTTTTTTCTTAACGACTATAGCCATAAGACCTGTCTCCTAAATTTCAGGGTCATAACCTTTTTACCGGCCCGGCGGACGTTAAACGCCCACCTTGCCGCTCAATACAACGGCGTTGGAGACCAGCTGATGCACGCTGGCCACCACGTCCATCCCTATCCCGTAATTGGGCAGGACCTTGGTGAACTGGGCCTTGCAGATGGCGCATATCATGGCCATGGTGTTCACCCCTTTGTCGCGCATCACCTCGCTCAACGCCTGGGCGCGGGGCATGGCGCCTTTCACCCGAAGGTCCATCAGTTCGTCTGTCAAAAGCCCGCCGCCGCCGCCGCAACAGAAGGTGACCTCCTTGGTGGTCTCCTCGTCCATCTCCACGAAGTTGTTGCATACGGCCTTTATCACCTCGCGGGGAATCTCGAACTGGCCGCCTGGCATATCCCCCATGCGGGAGCCCCGGGCCACGTTGCAAGAGTCGTGATAAGTGACCACCAGGCTGTCGTTGGCGCTTTTGTCTATCTTGATGCCGTCCCGCTTTATAAGGTCCAGCGTGAACTCGCAAATGTGGGTCGGGTTCCGGTATTTGGGGTCCAGAAAATCGAAGGGGCCTATCAGGGTGTTCCAGAAGCTGTAAGCCACGCGCCAGGCGTGCCCGCATTCCCCCACCACTATGCGTTTGACCTTCAGGTCGTGAGCCGCGTCTTTAATCCGCTGGGCCACTTTTTTCATGGTGTCGTAGTTGCCGATGAACATGCCGAAGTTGGCGAACTCCGACGCGTAAGAGCTGACCGTCCAGCTTACCCCCGCCTCGTGGAACACCTTGCCGTAGCCGGTGAAGCCCTCTATGTGCGGGGAACTGAAAAAATCCGCCGAGGGGGCGATAAGCAACACGTCGGCCCCGGCCTCGTCCAGCGGGTATTTGACCTCCACCCCGGTGACCTCCTGCACGTCTTCGGCCACAAACTCCAAAGTGTTTTGCAAAGCGGCGGGATTGATGCCCAGGTTGTTGCCCACGGTGAGGACCTTGCCCAATATCTCGTTGCAATATTTCTGGCCGATGCCCACGCTGTCCATAATCTCCCTTGCGGCCATG
This DNA window, taken from Nitrospinota bacterium, encodes the following:
- a CDS encoding FAD-dependent oxidoreductase, giving the protein MAIVVKKKTRGFAAKSGASSAGSSLRPKYQPKTPPCQVACPSSEPIRFYLRNIAEGNAVEESWRQLVDKNPIPAVMGRVCPHPCEGGCNRQYKQEDDGGPVAINNVERFIGDYGIQNGLKLSKLTDETHAEKIAVIGAGPAGISCAYQLARRGYKVTIFEQFPEAGGMLRYGIPSYRLPREVLKAEIGRILDLGVELKTNCKIGRDISFDQIKSGYQAIYLGIGAHTGITLDIPGEDAPNVFTGAAYLNKINQGEKVEIGDTVVVIGGGDSAIDAARTSWRLGANVTIAYRRSRKEMPAISHEVDEALSEGLKLEELAAPVEIVKGADGRATGVKMIRMELGEPDASGRRRPKPVEGSEFVMPATTVIAAVSQKPDYAGLEKFSNGDGWIGVNQHFETSEGNVFAGGDVTLKLGLVTEAVGLGRKAAVNIDNKLRGREMVVEQNGGIAVKEKMLLGWYKNAPRNNYSTIPLEERRSFKEANLSLTLEQVQAETARCMSCGACFDCENCWMYCQDNAVIKNGPKDYAFKLENCIGCSKCAENCPCGYIDMQ
- a CDS encoding (Fe-S)-binding protein encodes the protein MAKVETEQLTGKIEIPAIKPGATAGLKPYPASQAHNTGLGFPGAKVENWSEKAVEKMGGLLDKYRSLRVFMDICVKCGACADKCHYYLGTGDPNNMPVARQELMRKVYRKNFTLGGKLFPGLARAEDLTETVMEEWYSYFHQCSQCRRCSVFCPYGIDTAEVSMAAREIMDSVGIGQKYCNEILGKVLTVGNNLGINPAALQNTLEFVAEDVQEVTGVEVKYPLDEAGADVLLIAPSADFFSSPHIEGFTGYGKVFHEAGVSWTVSSYASEFANFGMFIGNYDTMKKVAQRIKDAAHDLKVKRIVVGECGHAWRVAYSFWNTLIGPFDFLDPKYRNPTHICEFTLDLIKRDGIKIDKSANDSLVVTYHDSCNVARGSRMGDMPGGQFEIPREVIKAVCNNFVEMDEETTKEVTFCCGGGGGLLTDELMDLRVKGAMPRAQALSEVMRDKGVNTMAMICAICKAQFTKVLPNYGIGMDVVASVHQLVSNAVVLSGKVGV